Proteins encoded by one window of Desulfobacterales bacterium:
- a CDS encoding activase has product MLSEKFYGGCDIGFISGKAVVLTDKGIAATAIVDNEILPEETAYKAFKEAFAKIPSVKEIEALSFSVATGFGRKKISFANKNVSDITCNSIGLYYSTPEIKTVIDIGGESIKAILLGNNGNVLDFVVNDRCSSGTGRFFENIARIFKTDIDSFCNLSIDTKKSFEITSQCSVLAETEAITLLAQGKPPAEIALGIQKSVAKRCYVLLNKVGIQPKIGAIGGCAKNIGLIKEIERLLNYEIIKPTIDSQLIAALGAAILARKMA; this is encoded by the coding sequence ATGCTTTCAGAAAAATTTTACGGTGGCTGCGATATTGGATTTATTTCAGGAAAAGCAGTAGTATTGACGGATAAAGGAATTGCCGCTACTGCTATAGTTGATAATGAAATACTTCCTGAAGAAACAGCTTATAAGGCATTTAAAGAAGCATTTGCCAAAATCCCCAGTGTAAAAGAAATTGAAGCGTTATCTTTTAGCGTTGCAACAGGTTTTGGGCGTAAAAAAATTTCTTTTGCAAATAAAAATGTATCAGATATAACCTGTAATAGTATTGGGCTTTATTACTCTACTCCTGAAATAAAAACAGTCATTGATATCGGAGGCGAAAGTATTAAAGCTATACTTTTGGGAAACAATGGAAATGTTTTGGATTTTGTTGTTAATGACAGATGCTCTTCTGGAACTGGAAGATTTTTTGAAAATATAGCAAGAATATTTAAAACAGATATAGACAGTTTTTGTAACTTATCCATTGATACAAAAAAATCTTTTGAAATAACATCCCAGTGTTCGGTATTAGCTGAAACTGAAGCTATAACGCTTTTAGCTCAGGGAAAACCGCCTGCTGAAATCGCTCTTGGTATTCAAAAATCTGTTGCGAAACGATGTTATGTTTTATTAAATAAAGTTGGCATTCAGCCTAAAATTGGAGCAATAGGAGGGTGTGCAAAAAATATCGGTTTAATAAAAGAAATTGAAAGATTATTAAATTATGAAATTATAAAACCCACCATTGATTCTCAGCTTATTGCGGCGCTTGGAGCCGCTATATTAGCCCGTAAAATGGCTTAA
- a CDS encoding 2-hydroxyacyl-CoA dehydratase: protein MFLSRLSEKIKNYFFYIKYISLIRLEIFKLFFYVIFTNRLKVLKANIWLKKLLKAQLLFKLLIKAQNKLEAEIIYNFIKCFINYIKQSLNEKIILCHNDIPSEIIMAMGLNPVFLNGNAFLSAILYPQSSEDYRNSSEILGIPSDICSNSKIISGFIITNYPQLNSLVIASNIGCTSLSEANLLICKKNNHPLFIFDIPNFSEKPSRLTDELNNIIEWVKSETNLNVDYEKLKYLCINRNKVATIMNKLNLLTLYSNIDIGGEALIISNLWNLYPLAFKILSVKFFENMLRVLEKKVIQKDESKIIKKNRVLILNFPDFNFIDIILWAKKTYGFSFFAYPPLETYNEIDISSEKSIIKGLAESLIPDENFMMDEDFANIHELHKDFNIKMIWILNDKGCPCKSAKNVFLEEKFREHKIPFLSIEHNSFDFREIAINSIINKIEFFLENIGILKL from the coding sequence ATGTTCTTATCCCGATTATCTGAAAAAATAAAAAATTATTTTTTTTATATAAAGTATATCAGCCTAATTAGATTGGAAATATTTAAGCTATTTTTCTATGTAATATTTACTAATCGTTTAAAAGTGTTAAAGGCAAATATTTGGCTAAAAAAGTTATTAAAAGCTCAACTCCTTTTTAAATTATTAATAAAAGCACAAAATAAGCTTGAAGCAGAAATAATTTACAACTTTATTAAATGTTTTATAAATTATATAAAACAAAGCTTAAACGAAAAAATTATATTATGCCACAATGATATTCCTTCAGAAATAATAATGGCAATGGGATTAAATCCTGTATTTTTAAATGGAAATGCCTTCTTATCTGCTATTCTTTATCCCCAATCATCAGAAGATTACCGTAATTCTTCCGAAATTTTGGGCATACCGTCAGATATATGCAGCAATTCTAAAATTATTAGCGGATTTATCATCACAAACTATCCCCAATTAAATTCCCTTGTAATTGCTTCTAATATTGGATGTACAAGTTTGTCTGAAGCTAATTTATTGATTTGCAAAAAAAATAACCATCCATTATTTATTTTTGATATTCCTAATTTTTCTGAAAAGCCTTCCCGTCTTACAGACGAGCTAAACAATATAATTGAATGGGTTAAAAGCGAAACAAATCTTAATGTTGATTATGAAAAACTTAAATATTTATGCATCAATCGAAATAAAGTTGCTACTATAATGAATAAATTAAATTTATTAACCTTATATTCAAATATAGATATTGGAGGCGAGGCATTAATTATTTCTAACCTATGGAACTTATACCCATTAGCTTTCAAAATCTTATCAGTTAAATTTTTTGAAAATATGCTTAGAGTATTAGAAAAAAAAGTTATACAAAAAGATGAAAGCAAAATCATCAAAAAAAATCGGGTATTAATATTAAATTTTCCTGATTTTAATTTTATTGATATTATTTTGTGGGCAAAAAAAACTTACGGTTTTTCTTTTTTTGCCTATCCACCTTTAGAAACATACAATGAAATCGATATATCATCTGAAAAATCTATAATAAAAGGGTTAGCTGAATCATTAATACCTGATGAAAATTTTATGATGGATGAAGATTTTGCTAATATTCACGAATTACATAAAGATTTTAATATCAAAATGATATGGATACTGAATGATAAAGGATGTCCTTGCAAATCAGCTAAAAATGTTTTTTTGGAGGAAAAATTTAGAGAGCATAAAATACCTTTTTTATCAATTGAACATAATTCTTTTGATTTCAGAGAAATAGCAATAAATTCAATAATTAACAAAATAGAATTTTTTTTAGAAAATATAGGTATATTAAAACTGTAA
- a CDS encoding saccharopine dehydrogenase family protein, with amino-acid sequence MGKVLIIGAGGVGGVVTHKCAMVPEVFSEILLASRTIEKCEKIKNEIKREIKTAKVDADNVSELVTLIKDFKPDLVVNVALPYQDLSIMDACLETGVNYLDTANYEPPNEAKFCYKWQWDYQERFKEKGIMALLGCGFDPGVTNIFCSYALKHHFDEINYIDIMDCNAGDHGHPFATNFNPEINIREVTAKGKFYENGQWLETEPLSIHESFDFPQIGHREMYLMYHEELESIVKNIPTIKRIRFWMTFSENYLTHLKVLENVGMTRIDPVIYEGHEIIPLKFLKSLLPDPSSLGVNYKGKTCIGCMIEGIKNGKTKKYYVYNICDHAECYKEIKAQAVSYTTGVPTMIGAMMMLTEKWKGKGVFNVEEFDPDPFMEKLGIYGLPWIEKFYN; translated from the coding sequence ATGGGTAAAGTTTTAATAATTGGAGCTGGCGGAGTTGGCGGAGTAGTCACTCATAAATGTGCTATGGTTCCGGAAGTTTTTTCTGAAATACTTCTTGCGAGCAGAACAATAGAAAAATGTGAAAAAATTAAAAATGAGATAAAAAGAGAAATTAAAACTGCAAAAGTGGATGCTGACAATGTTTCCGAGCTTGTTACGTTAATAAAAGATTTTAAACCGGATTTAGTTGTAAATGTAGCTTTACCTTATCAGGATCTTTCCATCATGGACGCTTGCCTTGAAACAGGGGTAAATTATCTTGATACGGCAAATTATGAGCCGCCAAATGAAGCAAAATTTTGCTATAAATGGCAGTGGGATTATCAAGAGCGATTTAAAGAAAAAGGTATAATGGCTCTTTTGGGATGCGGGTTTGACCCAGGTGTCACTAATATATTTTGTTCCTATGCTTTAAAACATCATTTTGACGAAATAAACTACATCGATATCATGGATTGTAATGCTGGTGATCACGGTCATCCGTTTGCTACAAATTTTAATCCAGAAATAAATATACGAGAAGTTACAGCAAAAGGTAAATTCTATGAAAACGGCCAGTGGCTTGAAACTGAGCCTTTATCAATTCATGAAAGTTTTGATTTTCCACAAATAGGTCATCGTGAAATGTATCTTATGTATCACGAAGAACTTGAATCTATCGTAAAAAATATCCCTACTATTAAAAGAATAAGATTTTGGATGACGTTTTCAGAAAATTATTTAACGCATTTAAAAGTGCTTGAAAATGTCGGAATGACAAGAATTGATCCTGTTATATACGAAGGACACGAAATAATTCCTTTAAAGTTTTTAAAATCGCTTCTTCCAGACCCTTCATCCCTTGGAGTAAACTACAAAGGCAAAACATGCATAGGCTGTATGATAGAAGGAATTAAAAACGGCAAAACAAAAAAATATTATGTTTATAATATATGCGACCATGCTGAATGTTATAAGGAAATCAAAGCTCAAGCTGTATCGTATACAACAGGAGTTCCTACAATGATTGGCGCAATGATGATGCTTACAGAAAAATGGAAAGGTAAAGGCGTTTTTAACGTAGAAGAGTTTGATCCGGATCCTTTTATGGAAAAACTTGGAATATACGGACTGCCATGGATTGAAAAATTTTATAATTAA
- a CDS encoding 2-hydroxyglutaryl-CoA dehydratase, translating into MIVAGCDIGSLTAKAVILKDDAILSYSVMRAKTKPEESANLVIQDALNKAQIKIEDISFIIGTGYGKEHISFANKVESEIACHAKGAWFNIPSVRTVIDIGGQDAKAIKIDDNGNVIRYIYNDKCASGTGRFLEVMAESLEVKLDEMGEISKKSNNVIKISNQCVIFAETEVVSLVNEGAEIPDIINGIHRAMANRAASIAKSIGIIEDVAFTGGVAKNAGLVFALSHALGLEVKVPLVDPQINGALGAALMAKQHAV; encoded by the coding sequence ATGATAGTTGCAGGATGTGATATCGGTTCTCTTACCGCAAAAGCGGTAATATTAAAAGATGATGCAATTCTTTCATATTCAGTGATGAGGGCAAAAACAAAACCTGAGGAATCGGCTAATTTAGTTATTCAAGACGCTCTTAACAAAGCACAAATAAAAATAGAAGATATTTCGTTTATAATTGGGACAGGGTATGGTAAAGAACATATTTCTTTTGCAAATAAAGTTGAATCAGAGATAGCCTGTCATGCAAAAGGAGCATGGTTTAATATACCTTCAGTAAGAACTGTTATTGATATCGGAGGCCAAGACGCAAAAGCAATAAAAATAGATGATAATGGAAATGTAATAAGATATATTTACAATGATAAATGTGCTTCAGGCACTGGCCGTTTCTTAGAAGTTATGGCTGAATCCCTTGAAGTTAAACTTGATGAAATGGGCGAAATATCAAAAAAATCAAACAATGTAATAAAAATTTCCAATCAATGCGTAATTTTTGCTGAAACAGAGGTTGTTTCTCTCGTTAATGAAGGAGCAGAAATTCCTGATATTATAAACGGAATACATCGAGCAATGGCAAACAGAGCGGCATCCATTGCTAAAAGTATTGGTATAATTGAAGATGTTGCTTTTACAGGAGGTGTCGCAAAAAATGCAGGCCTTGTTTTCGCTTTATCCCATGCTCTTGGGCTTGAAGTAAAAGTTCCATTGGTTGATCCTCAAATTAATGGCGCCCTTGGAGCGGCCTTGATGGCTAAACAACATGCTGTTTAG
- a CDS encoding 2-hydroxyacyl-CoA dehydratase: MKEINSLLSVLINNPRNLFIEKAIEEEMIPIIYTSSYVPYTFFSMERLFPVRTIPLFSINTALADNYLSGNSCAYIRNICEDLLRGKYDFSRGFICSTVCDQMVSFFKNFKHLFQSNFAEIIDIPRKINHVSAELFKKHIENFKDSLGYYFGISFDPLPEYINAQNEYDAIVISILKLLKESNPPLTGSEFHKFLSASLMSPNFLFFSVANEFKTKIENRKGLSHYRARLGVIGECASSPYFTEDYESSGAIVVCRNDWPLSLDDTINENIEPFEALSNFILNKASFSMGTESVDSKAEKILEKFSEYKVDGIIIERLKYCSLWGIKSALLPEALKKRGIPTLTIERNYTYAEGGYIKNQIDAFLESIDK, translated from the coding sequence ATGAAAGAAATAAATTCTTTACTGTCAGTGCTTATCAATAATCCAAGAAATCTTTTTATTGAAAAAGCTATTGAAGAAGAAATGATTCCTATCATATACACAAGCAGTTACGTGCCTTATACTTTTTTTTCAATGGAACGTCTTTTTCCAGTAAGAACAATTCCTCTTTTTTCTATAAATACCGCTTTAGCAGATAATTACCTATCAGGAAATTCTTGCGCATATATTAGAAATATTTGTGAAGATTTGCTAAGAGGCAAATATGATTTTTCAAGGGGATTTATATGTTCGACTGTTTGTGATCAAATGGTTAGTTTTTTTAAAAATTTTAAGCACTTGTTTCAGTCCAACTTTGCTGAAATTATAGATATCCCTCGCAAAATTAATCATGTTTCAGCAGAATTATTTAAAAAGCATATAGAAAATTTTAAAGATAGTTTAGGATATTATTTTGGAATTTCATTTGACCCACTTCCGGAATATATAAATGCTCAAAATGAATATGACGCGATTGTTATATCCATATTAAAATTGCTAAAAGAAAGCAATCCTCCATTAACTGGTTCTGAATTTCATAAATTTTTATCAGCATCGTTAATGAGTCCAAACTTTTTATTTTTTAGTGTTGCAAATGAATTTAAAACAAAAATTGAAAACCGTAAAGGTCTTTCACATTATAGAGCAAGGCTTGGAGTTATTGGCGAATGTGCCAGCAGTCCTTATTTTACAGAAGACTATGAATCTTCTGGAGCAATAGTCGTTTGCCGTAATGATTGGCCTCTATCTTTAGACGATACAATTAACGAAAATATTGAGCCCTTTGAAGCTTTATCTAATTTTATCCTTAATAAAGCATCATTTTCCATGGGAACTGAAAGTGTTGATTCAAAAGCTGAAAAAATATTAGAAAAATTTTCTGAATATAAAGTAGATGGAATAATAATCGAAAGGCTAAAATATTGTAGTTTATGGGGAATAAAATCAGCGTTATTGCCTGAAGCTCTTAAAAAAAGAGGTATTCCCACTTTAACTATTGAACGAAACTATACGTATGCTGAAGGCGGCTATATAAAAAATCAAATAGATGCTTTTCTTGAAAGCATCGATAAATAG
- a CDS encoding GGDEF domain-containing protein, whose amino-acid sequence MRISFMNKPAVQLVGRDITQQKKYQQMLEELSMSDALTGLPNRRKLFEHLKLHWNMAKRNKFPISIIMIDIDFFKKYNDTYGHQKGDECLKAIALILEKNIRRPGDIVARYGGEEFTVVLPATNEEGALSIAESMRESVLASKIESKDSPNKHVTISVGIATEIPEAASMFEDLIGKADKALYQAKNTGRNKCIQA is encoded by the coding sequence ATCAGAATTAGTTTCATGAACAAACCCGCTGTCCAGCTTGTAGGAAGAGACATCACCCAGCAGAAAAAATATCAACAAATGCTTGAAGAACTTTCAATGTCCGATGCACTTACCGGACTTCCGAACAGAAGAAAACTTTTTGAACATCTAAAACTTCATTGGAACATGGCAAAAAGAAACAAATTCCCCATATCTATAATCATGATAGATATAGACTTCTTTAAAAAATATAATGATACCTATGGCCATCAAAAAGGAGATGAATGTCTTAAAGCAATTGCATTAATACTTGAAAAGAATATTAGACGGCCAGGAGATATAGTTGCAAGATACGGAGGCGAAGAATTTACAGTTGTGCTGCCGGCAACAAATGAAGAAGGAGCGTTGTCGATAGCAGAATCAATGAGAGAATCCGTTTTAGCATCTAAAATTGAAAGTAAAGATTCTCCCAATAAACATGTTACTATAAGCGTTGGCATCGCTACTGAAATCCCAGAAGCCGCATCAATGTTTGAAGATCTGATCGGCAAAGCAGATAAAGCTTTATATCAAGCAAAAAATACAGGAAGAAATAAATGTATTCAAGCTTAA
- a CDS encoding alpha/beta hydrolase: protein MKKKEPENLWIDIDDVKIQYLLYESDGPTIIFMHATGFMPWIWHPIAAELSNSFRVIAPYFCDHRDSEPNDGGLSWLVLAKDFANFCKIVAKDELVYLVGHSMGGTVITLAESLYGHLAKKMILIEPIFLPEAFYKIKITVEQHPLASKSIKRKNFWNNREEAIDYLKSKSLFKSWTDEAIELYIQYGMKEADGGGLELSCSPKKEASLFMGGSHYDPWPELKKVKCPVLLVEGDISPNKAHIDLQKALNLFPNGAYTSIEEAGHLIPMEKPLELTKVILDFFYSDSLSYAK from the coding sequence ATGAAAAAAAAAGAACCAGAAAATTTATGGATAGATATTGACGATGTTAAAATTCAATATCTGCTATACGAATCAGATGGACCTACCATTATTTTTATGCATGCAACAGGTTTTATGCCTTGGATATGGCATCCAATTGCTGCAGAATTATCCAATTCGTTTAGAGTAATTGCTCCTTATTTTTGTGATCATAGGGATTCAGAGCCCAATGATGGAGGCTTAAGCTGGTTAGTGTTAGCCAAAGACTTTGCAAATTTCTGTAAAATAGTAGCAAAAGATGAGCTAGTTTATTTAGTCGGTCATTCAATGGGCGGAACTGTAATTACCCTTGCTGAATCCCTTTACGGACATTTAGCAAAAAAAATGATTTTAATTGAGCCGATTTTTCTTCCAGAAGCGTTTTATAAAATTAAAATAACCGTGGAGCAGCACCCCCTTGCTTCAAAATCAATAAAACGGAAAAATTTTTGGAACAATAGAGAAGAAGCTATAGATTATTTAAAATCAAAAAGCCTTTTTAAAAGCTGGACTGATGAAGCTATTGAACTTTATATTCAATATGGAATGAAAGAAGCTGACGGAGGCGGGTTAGAACTTAGTTGTTCGCCTAAAAAAGAAGCATCTTTATTTATGGGTGGCTCCCATTATGACCCATGGCCTGAATTAAAAAAAGTAAAATGTCCAGTTTTATTGGTTGAAGGGGATATAAGTCCAAATAAGGCTCATATTGATTTACAAAAAGCGCTTAATCTTTTTCCAAACGGAGCATATACTTCAATAGAAGAAGCAGGGCATTTAATACCAATGGAAAAACCATTGGAGCTTACGAAAGTTATTTTAGACTTTTTTTATTCTGATAGCTTATCTTATGCTAAATAA
- a CDS encoding 2-hydroxyglutaryl-CoA dehydratase — protein sequence MIFGGCDIGSLTSKGVLLKDNRIIGTAIIKSKPKPSESAEKIKETLFSNLNLKDTDISYWIGTGYGRERIAFVNESLSEITCHARGALWLLPSAKTVIDIGGQDCKAIRIDKQGKPARFITNDKCASGTGRFLEVMAKVLNISVDELGHLSLHAKSPITFASSCTVWAQADVIRHLNDGRSIEDIGAGINIAMANRVAILASSIGIEEDVCMTGGVAKNTGVLMSLEKLVGHKIKKPKKADPQLAGAIGAAALAQEKKS from the coding sequence ATGATATTTGGAGGATGCGATATAGGGTCTTTAACTTCAAAAGGAGTTCTTCTTAAAGACAATAGAATTATTGGAACAGCTATTATTAAATCAAAGCCAAAACCTTCTGAATCAGCCGAAAAAATTAAAGAAACACTATTTTCAAACCTTAATCTAAAAGACACTGATATATCTTATTGGATCGGAACAGGATATGGAAGGGAAAGAATTGCTTTTGTAAATGAATCATTATCAGAAATAACATGCCATGCAAGAGGTGCATTATGGCTTCTTCCTAGTGCAAAGACAGTTATAGATATTGGAGGTCAGGACTGCAAAGCAATTAGAATAGACAAACAAGGAAAGCCTGCCCGATTTATTACTAATGATAAATGTGCATCCGGAACAGGAAGATTCCTAGAAGTTATGGCTAAAGTGTTAAATATTTCTGTTGACGAATTAGGACATTTATCTTTGCACGCAAAAAGCCCAATTACTTTTGCATCAAGCTGCACTGTATGGGCTCAAGCAGATGTTATACGCCATTTAAATGACGGAAGAAGCATCGAAGACATTGGAGCAGGTATTAATATTGCCATGGCAAACAGAGTTGCTATTCTTGCAAGTAGTATAGGAATTGAAGAAGACGTCTGCATGACAGGTGGAGTTGCAAAAAATACTGGAGTTCTTATGTCTCTTGAAAAATTAGTCGGTCATAAAATAAAAAAACCAAAAAAAGCTGACCCTCAATTAGCTGGAGCAATTGGAGCAGCGGCACTTGCTCAAGAAAAAAAATCTTAA
- a CDS encoding Rpn family recombination-promoting nuclease/putative transposase — translation MSDDEINNPHDKLFTTIFSDIKEAKSFFENYLPKNLIEKIDLDCLNLEKSHFVDEEYKKKESDLLYTAVLKTKKDEPVYLYILFEHQSSPDKWMRFRMLKYMCRIWDESFKNFSKQTKLIPILPIVFYQGTNKWNYSQAFSDLFDETGFKEVIPKFSHYLVDHSDIKDEQIKGEIKSQIALILMKAAFHGNIQNLFERLAQLFLEIEKTGGINYLRLFIIYLGTTQDKETVINFVNIMNDYSKNIGGNMLSAIEAFKQEGWQKGKQEGWQKGKQEGKQEGKQEGIINTAKNLLSMLVLTTEQIAKATGLTVDEVEKLKRGELNIPQFR, via the coding sequence ATGTCTGACGATGAAATAAATAATCCACATGACAAACTGTTTACAACAATATTTTCCGATATTAAAGAGGCTAAAAGCTTTTTTGAAAACTATCTTCCAAAAAATTTAATCGAAAAAATTGATTTAGACTGCCTGAATTTAGAAAAATCTCATTTTGTAGATGAAGAATATAAGAAAAAAGAGTCAGACCTGCTTTATACCGCTGTCCTTAAAACTAAAAAAGACGAGCCTGTTTATCTCTATATTTTATTTGAACATCAATCAAGCCCTGATAAATGGATGAGATTTAGAATGTTAAAGTATATGTGCAGAATATGGGATGAGTCTTTTAAAAACTTCTCTAAACAGACTAAATTAATTCCAATACTTCCTATAGTTTTTTATCAAGGGACTAATAAGTGGAACTACTCTCAGGCGTTCAGTGATTTATTTGATGAAACAGGTTTTAAAGAAGTTATACCTAAATTTAGCCATTACCTTGTTGACCACTCAGACATTAAAGATGAGCAAATAAAAGGGGAAATAAAAAGCCAGATTGCTCTTATTTTAATGAAAGCTGCTTTTCATGGAAATATACAAAACTTGTTTGAAAGACTTGCTCAATTGTTTTTAGAAATAGAGAAAACTGGCGGAATAAATTATTTGAGATTATTTATAATTTATCTTGGAACTACCCAAGATAAAGAAACTGTTATTAATTTTGTAAATATTATGAATGATTATTCGAAAAATATAGGGGGCAACATGTTAAGTGCAATCGAAGCATTTAAACAAGAAGGTTGGCAAAAAGGGAAACAAGAAGGTTGGCAAAAAGGGAAACAAGAAGGGAAACAAGAAGGGAAACAAGAAGGAATTATTAATACAGCCAAGAATCTTCTATCAATGCTTGTATTAACAACGGAGCAAATAGCTAAAGCTACAGGACTAACTGTTGATGAAGTTGAAAAGCTTAAACGAGGTGAATTGAATATTCCTCAATTTAGGTAA
- the nspC gene encoding carboxynorspermidine decarboxylase, with the protein MEIDLNNVNTPCYICSIKELIKNLEILDYVQNKTGCKILLALKAFAMFSVFPIIRDYLQGIAASSIDEARLGFEEFRKEVHACSPGYIISEFNEIESYSSHIVFNSFSQWYRFKNSMKKALAGIRINPEHSEVKIPIYDPCGKYSRLGVTIKHFEEHNLEGITGLHFHNLCEKNADSFARTLPEFEKKFGEFLSKMEWINFGGGHHITRDDYDLELLCNTILDFKNRYPLLDIYLEPGEAIALNTGVLVASVIDIIHNEIDIAILDTSAAAHMPDVLEVPYKPKITGAKELSEYTYNYRLGGMSCLAGDIIGDYSFQKPLKIGSKIVFEDMAHYTMVKNNTFNGIRLPSIATLNANGSITVVKKFGYEDYKNRLS; encoded by the coding sequence ATGGAAATAGATTTAAATAATGTCAATACACCTTGCTATATTTGTAGCATCAAAGAATTAATCAAAAATCTTGAAATATTAGATTACGTTCAAAACAAAACTGGATGTAAGATTCTTCTCGCACTTAAAGCTTTTGCAATGTTCAGTGTCTTTCCGATAATACGGGATTATTTACAGGGAATTGCGGCAAGCTCTATTGATGAAGCAAGACTTGGTTTTGAAGAATTCAGAAAAGAAGTGCACGCATGTTCTCCGGGTTATATTATATCTGAATTTAATGAGATTGAATCGTATTCCAGTCATATTGTGTTTAATTCATTTTCACAATGGTATAGATTTAAAAATTCCATGAAAAAAGCCTTAGCTGGAATACGAATTAATCCTGAACATTCAGAGGTGAAAATCCCCATATATGATCCTTGCGGAAAATATTCAAGATTAGGTGTAACTATCAAACATTTTGAAGAACATAATTTAGAGGGAATTACTGGATTACATTTTCATAATCTTTGCGAAAAAAATGCAGATAGTTTCGCAAGAACTCTTCCAGAATTTGAAAAAAAATTTGGTGAATTTCTTTCAAAAATGGAATGGATAAATTTTGGAGGAGGTCATCACATTACAAGAGATGATTACGATTTAGAGCTTTTATGCAACACTATACTTGATTTTAAAAATAGATATCCCCTTCTTGATATATATCTTGAGCCAGGAGAAGCTATCGCTCTCAATACCGGAGTTTTAGTTGCATCAGTTATTGATATAATTCATAATGAAATTGATATAGCTATTTTAGATACATCGGCTGCAGCTCATATGCCTGATGTGCTTGAAGTTCCGTATAAGCCTAAAATTACTGGAGCTAAAGAGCTATCAGAATATACTTATAATTATAGACTTGGAGGAATGAGCTGTCTTGCAGGTGATATTATAGGCGATTATTCATTTCAAAAACCACTTAAAATAGGCTCAAAGATAGTATTTGAAGATATGGCTCATTATACAATGGTAAAAAATAATACATTTAACGGCATCCGTCTTCCTTCAATCGCTACTCTCAATGCGAATGGAAGTATTACTGTGGTAAAAAAATTCGGATATGAGGACTATAAAAATCGTCTTTCTTAA